ATGCGGCGTAAACGGTGCCACCGCAAGCCACAGCGTGAGGAAAGCGACAAGCGCAAGCGGGACGGAGAGCAGCCGGGCAACGATCTTCATACCGGCAACGTTAGTCCTCGTTTCTGGAAATGCGTGGTGGAGATTTTGCCTTTAATAAGAGGACCAGAGTCACACGCGAATGTTTCCGCGCACCTACGTGGAAGGCACGCCCACAGCCTGATTTAATTAAACCAGAACAATAAAGTGGGAAAGCAATGAATAGTCTCCGGTTCAAAAGAGCCAAGTCTCGTGAATTGGCGCTCGGACAAATGCGAAAAGGTACGATGATGTTTTCGAAGTACCATAGCGATGCTCTCGCGGACGAGATATTCACCTACATACACACGGTTTTAGCTCCACAATTTTCTATACCACATACAGGAGACTAAATACTGATATTAAGTTTTCTTAAGAAATCAATACCATCCAAACACTCGACGCCAAAGTGCTGTGCTACATCCGGAATCTTCACTCGTGCTTTTCCATCTGGCGCGGGTTTCTCGTTGGTCACAATCTTCGCGTTATGCCGATACGCGGAGGCAACTAACCAAGAATCTGCAGCATCCAAAAATATATTTACTGCGTTTGCTTTGTATTTAGGCTCGCGCTCCATACTGACCCAACGTGTCATCGCTTCATAGGCTAGGATTTCTTCCCCATCAGGAGACAACCGCTGGCTGGGGCGGACAAGGTTTTCATACCACGCAAAACGAGGATGCCCCCAGCTCTTCATTTCTTCGTGGACCTCATCATGGAAGCAAATCCCCGGAACAAAAAGCTTCACCTCAAGCTCTTTCCACAGGCTGGGGAATATGTCTTCTGGATAAGTAGTCGTTAACTCACCTAGAAAATTCGTATCGATGACGTACATCGCTTATACCGCTTTTCTGCCCGAAGATCGTGCAGCCGACACAAGCTTTTCAAAGGAATCATACGTTGTTGTTCCCAGAAGACTTGCAGCTTGTTTTTCAGGTAGGACTCCTGATTCTGCGGCACCTAATACTGTCTCAAAAAAATTCTCTCCCACCCTTGCTTTAATCAAGACATGGCGGGGAGGCGCACCTTTAGCATCTCGCGAAGTCTTCATTAGCGCCTGTTCTTTCCGGAACCGTGCCGCAAGTGGAATAGCTTCTTCTTGTGAGACCATTCCAAGTCCTACCAGCCGCCACAACAATGCTTCGCGGCTCATGCCGTATGTCTTGGATAGTGCGGGAACCTGTTCTGCTAGCTCGTCAGTGGGCTGGAATTTCTCCCCTAGGGAAGCTCCCGGGCACAAGAAAGCCGCAGCAAATTGATTACACCATTGCTCAGTTTCTAGGCGCTCCGAGTGATCAGAAATTCCGGGTTTGCCAAGCACAACGTGCGCCAATTCGTGCGCAAGACTGAAAAGCTGAGCCGTCTTGGTATCGCGGGTATTGATGAAAACTAGGCAGTAGCCATCCTCTTCAAGGGTGAATCCACGAAATTCCTCTACATTAAGTGCCCTACGGGTGGAGTTTTCGGCAATGGAGTTTCGGGCGACGAGTATCCCGGCATCTTCCATCAATGAAACCAATTCACGAACTTTGTCACGCCCGGGAAGAGGTGTTTCTTGAGTGAGGCGGAGTACGTCCCGAACGCTGCTGGCAGCAGCTGTTGCAGACTCAGAAATCGTCGCGGTACGGAAAAGCTCCGGCGGCTCAATTCCGATGTCCCGTGCGTATTCGGCGTACCAATCGAGGCGACTCTGGGAAGCGAACATGACTTCCTGCAGCTCTGGGCTGACGGTATCGAGCTGCTCATTGCGCACGGTTCTAAAATCCGCGACCTCAACTCCATCGCCTGTGGGGACATCGAGAAGCAGCCTGCCGAAAGGGATATGAGCTTTCTTCGCTAGGTCTTTCGCTTGTTTTAGAGTGGGACGCTCTTCACCAGTTTCCCATTCATGGATTTTGGGGAATTGCTTGAGTAGCGCGGATTGTGAGAGCCCTGTGCGGGATACCGCCCAAGCCAGCACAGCAGGTTGAATCGTCACTCGTACAGGTGCCATGACGATCCTCCTTCACTATCCGTAGGTCTTAAATAGTAGCGTAAACCAAGCAAAAAGCTCGGTCGAGGCCGGCGGCATCGGCAAGCGCATTCAGCACCAACTGGCCGCCGTGGAAATACACCATCACTGAGTGGGTGCCACCATCATTGGGCGGATAGCAGCCGGACAACGATCCTCAAGTATTCGTGTCCGGAGATGCGTGGTGGCGGCTTTAGTGGAGAAAAGCCGCCTGCTAGCTCGCGTTTTTAAAGGAAAGGCGGCGGTCCCGCAGGGGCAGGGCGTCCTTCCGGCTTAGCTCCGCGATACATAGTGCGATTACGAAGCCTGCCAAGGCGATGAACGAGGACCACGGCAACCACAAATCAGAATCTGACTTGGCCAGCGGCGGGAATAGGAAGAGTCCCAAGACTGGGACGGCATAAATGATGCGATTCTGCCCGCGCGCCAGGACGCCTAGCAGTGGCACTACGGCACACAAGACGTAATGATCCCACAAGATACTGCTGGTAGCTGTAAGCACCGTAAAGATGCCGACGGCAGTAATGCGCCACGGGTCCTGTGACCGCACAGCGGTAACAATAACCAGTGCAACCAATGCCAGGGTGACAAGTGGCGGAATAATGCTGGCAGCCGTTGAAGGATCATCGACAATGGTGACAAGAAGGTTGTCATCTTCAACGCGGTTGGTGCTGAGCTGGGAGGCAATCGATCCGTTCACAGGAGCGACCATTACTGACCCCATGATGTCCTGAAGGGTATCCCACCAAGAGGTAAATACGTTCCAGCCAGAAACAACGATTGAGTACAGCACAGCGATGGCGCCTGTCCCGAGTGCCACCACTCCCGTGTTCCGCGCCCGCGGAAATGCCACACAGATGAGTACGAGGACAATGGGGGTTAGCTTCACCGCAGATACAAGTCCCAGTGCAATTCCCGCGCGCACTGGATGCACGCGAGAAGCAGCAAGGCCGTATGCAACCCCCGCAAAGATCAACGGGCTCGTCTGCCCAAGGATCAACGATGACTGAAAAGCCGTCGATACCCAGCCCAAGAGTATGCCGAAAAGCAATGTCATGGTCGGTATCTCTTCTTCAAACCACAAGAACCAGGCGGAGGCTATCAGCACCACCAACGCCCAACCGGAAACAATCGCGAGCACTATCACGGAGACATCAAAACTCATGACTTGCACGACCAAGCTCATGACATCGGCAAGAAATGGGGCGTGAACATAAGGGTGTGGGAACCCTGTGACATCAGAGTGGGCGATGGTGTCTAACCACACATCACCACGGGGTAGTGCGAAATCATGTTCATTGATGCTATAGAGGTGATCCCGGTTTCCATCGCGTACGAGCAATCCCGCTACCCATAACGCGTCCCAGTCATCGTAATTCATTTTTCCGGCGGAAATTATGGCAACCACTAGGCCAAATACCAGCCCAATACCATGGTGGCACCACCGCAGCACTGTTGATGCGGGTGCGGAGGCTTGGTGGCGGGAATGCGCACTCATGGGACTCCTACTGTAAAAATCATGATTCGAATCAGGGAGAAAAGGCTTTGTTTATTAGGCGGCGGCCGGGAAAATCGAAGATTGCCTAAACGCTACTCAAGCCCGGCCGAAGCCGGGCTTGTGCTAGGCAGTGCCAGGGGCTGGTTTACTCCACGACGGAATTAGCGCCCACGGCGTGGCCGAAGAGGTCAGGCAAGGTGGCAGACCATGCCTCAACCAGCTGGGAGATGGCCACGGATTCGCCGCCCAGGGTAAGGGCACCGGTTTCGGTGGTCTCACCCACGATGGCCGCGGAGATGCCGAGCTCTGCCGCACGGGCAAGCACCTTATCGGCGCGGTCGGCGGTGGTAGCCACGAGCGCGCGGGAGGCGGACTCGGAGAAGGCCGCGGTAAAGGCATCCTCATGCACGGCGGTGAGATCGAGGTCGAGGCCGAGGCCGGCGGCATCGGCAAGCGCACCGGCGCGCTTGGCCATCTCAAAGGCGGCGACGGCAAGGCCGCCCTCGGAGACATCGTGTGCGGCGGTGAGCAGATCGTTGCCGTGGAAGAAGTCCGCAAGGCGCTTCTCATTGGCCATGTCCACCTGCGGCGGCAGGCCGTTGAGGTTGTCCTTATCGGCACCCTCGGCGCTCACCAGCTGCCAGATGGAACCGCCGAACTCATCCTTGGTCTCGCCCAAGGCGATGAGGACCTCCTTCTCATTGACGGTGCCCAAGTTATTGCCAATGGCCTTGTGCACATCGTCGATAACGCCGAGCACACCCACGACCGGGGTGGGCAGAATCGGCTCGGAGCCGGTCTGGTTGTAGAAGGACACGTTGCCGCCGGACACGGGGATGGCGAGCTCGACGGCGGCATCGGCAAGCCCATGCACCGATTCGCGGAATTGCCACATCACGTCCGGGTTTTCCGGGGAACCGTAGTTGAGGCAGTTGGTAATCGCAACGGGCTTCGCGCCGGTAACCGCGACGTTGCGGTAGGCCTCCGCCAAGGCCAGGCGCGCGCCCATGTTCGGGTCCAGCTTGGTGTAGCGTCCGGAAGCATCGGCGGAAACGGCAACGCCGCGGCCGGTCTCCTCATCGATGCGCAGCACGCCCGCGTCCGCGTGGTGGGACTGGACGGTATTGCCGCGCACGTAGCGGTCATACTGGTTCATGATGAAATCGCGCGAGCACAGCGAGGGCGAAGAGACGAGCTTCTGCAGGGATTCCACCAGGCCGCGCTTGTCCGTACCCTGGTATTTCTGCAGCTCATCCTGCCACTCGGGGCGGGCGTAAGGGCGCTCGTACACCGGAGCCTCATCCGCGATGGTGCCGGCCGGCGCATCGACGACGACCTCGCCCTGGTGGCGGATGACCAAGTGGTCACCCTCAGTAACCTCACCGATTTCGGCGCAGGTGACCTCCCAGTGCTCACAGATTTCGCGGAACTTCTCCACATTTTCCGGGGCCACGACGGCGCACATGCGCTCCTGGGACTCGGAGGCGAGGATTTCCGCGGCGGTCATGTTTTCCGCGCGCAGCGGCACCGCATCGAGGTTGACCTCCATGCCACCATCGCCGGACGCAGCCAGCTCAGAGGTGGCACACGCCAGGCCGGCACCGCCCAAGTCCTGGATGCCCACCACGACGCCGGCGTGGTAGAGATCCAGGCAGCATTCGATGAGCACCTTTTCCGCGAAGGGGTCGCCCACCTGCACGGCAGG
The window above is part of the Corynebacterium accolens genome. Proteins encoded here:
- a CDS encoding ImmA/IrrE family metallo-endopeptidase, whose product is MAPVRVTIQPAVLAWAVSRTGLSQSALLKQFPKIHEWETGEERPTLKQAKDLAKKAHIPFGRLLLDVPTGDGVEVADFRTVRNEQLDTVSPELQEVMFASQSRLDWYAEYARDIGIEPPELFRTATISESATAAASSVRDVLRLTQETPLPGRDKVRELVSLMEDAGILVARNSIAENSTRRALNVEEFRGFTLEEDGYCLVFINTRDTKTAQLFSLAHELAHVVLGKPGISDHSERLETEQWCNQFAAAFLCPGASLGEKFQPTDELAEQVPALSKTYGMSREALLWRLVGLGMVSQEEAIPLAARFRKEQALMKTSRDAKGAPPRHVLIKARVGENFFETVLGAAESGVLPEKQAASLLGTTTYDSFEKLVSAARSSGRKAV
- the purL gene encoding phosphoribosylformylglycinamidine synthase subunit PurL codes for the protein MTVSNDTVEKAQSTPDEQQPYVELGLKDDEYQRIHDILGRRPTDAELTMYSVMWSEHCSYKSSKTHLRYFGETMTEEMGEKILAGIGENAGVVDIGDGNAVTFRVESHNHPSYVEPYQGAATGVGGIVRDIMAMGARPIAVMDQLRFGPADAPDTKRVLPGVVSGVGGYGNSLGLPNIGGETVFDETYAGNPLVNALCVGTLKVDDLKLAFASGKGNKVMLFGSRTGLDGIGGVSVLASDTFEDGAERKLPAVQVGDPFAEKVLIECCLDLYHAGVVVGIQDLGGAGLACATSELAASGDGGMEVNLDAVPLRAENMTAAEILASESQERMCAVVAPENVEKFREICEHWEVTCAEIGEVTEGDHLVIRHQGEVVVDAPAGTIADEAPVYERPYARPEWQDELQKYQGTDKRGLVESLQKLVSSPSLCSRDFIMNQYDRYVRGNTVQSHHADAGVLRIDEETGRGVAVSADASGRYTKLDPNMGARLALAEAYRNVAVTGAKPVAITNCLNYGSPENPDVMWQFRESVHGLADAAVELAIPVSGGNVSFYNQTGSEPILPTPVVGVLGVIDDVHKAIGNNLGTVNEKEVLIALGETKDEFGGSIWQLVSAEGADKDNLNGLPPQVDMANEKRLADFFHGNDLLTAAHDVSEGGLAVAAFEMAKRAGALADAAGLGLDLDLTAVHEDAFTAAFSESASRALVATTADRADKVLARAAELGISAAIVGETTETGALTLGGESVAISQLVEAWSATLPDLFGHAVGANSVVE
- a CDS encoding glycosyltransferase family 87 protein; its protein translation is MSAHSRHQASAPASTVLRWCHHGIGLVFGLVVAIISAGKMNYDDWDALWVAGLLVRDGNRDHLYSINEHDFALPRGDVWLDTIAHSDVTGFPHPYVHAPFLADVMSLVVQVMSFDVSVIVLAIVSGWALVVLIASAWFLWFEEEIPTMTLLFGILLGWVSTAFQSSLILGQTSPLIFAGVAYGLAASRVHPVRAGIALGLVSAVKLTPIVLVLICVAFPRARNTGVVALGTGAIAVLYSIVVSGWNVFTSWWDTLQDIMGSVMVAPVNGSIASQLSTNRVEDDNLLVTIVDDPSTAASIIPPLVTLALVALVIVTAVRSQDPWRITAVGIFTVLTATSSILWDHYVLCAVVPLLGVLARGQNRIIYAVPVLGLFLFPPLAKSDSDLWLPWSSFIALAGFVIALCIAELSRKDALPLRDRRLSFKNAS
- a CDS encoding DUF4411 family protein, with the protein product MYVIDTNFLGELTTTYPEDIFPSLWKELEVKLFVPGICFHDEVHEEMKSWGHPRFAWYENLVRPSQRLSPDGEEILAYEAMTRWVSMEREPKYKANAVNIFLDAADSWLVASAYRHNAKIVTNEKPAPDGKARVKIPDVAQHFGVECLDGIDFLRKLNISI